A region of Cellulophaga sp. RHA19 DNA encodes the following proteins:
- a CDS encoding glycosyltransferase family 2 protein, with translation MFQSDFFTILVDYINVIFLMFTIILFSGYTVMGYLATKHTLHYRRKNSFGDLSKVMASPLAPSITIIAPAYNEGMNIVENVRSLLSLNYVDYEVMVVNDGSKDDTLEKMINAYDLVKIEQEIDPNWQSKPIRGIYKSKQKAFHKLTVIDKENGGKSDALNTGMQLSNNRYVGCIDVDCLLLPDALLHVVKSFFQRSGKRVIAVGGVIRVANSCIIDGGELEEVRLPKNWLAKFQLLEYTRSFILGRMAWGSIDSLLIISGAFGFFDREIALAAGGYDTNTVGEDMEIVFRMRRYMHERDLPYTVEYIPDPLCWTEVPEEVKIFVNQRDRWSRGNLETLTKHKDMFFNPKYGRLGMLSYPYWFFYEWLAPLLEFFGFLSIILFYYLGILNFQFFIAITAAVFSFSVMFSFFAIFWEVYAYNQYKTKDILVLMVFAILEPFIFHPLVTYSAVRGNYKKLFKIKSGWGTITRKGFTKAA, from the coding sequence ATGTTTCAGAGTGATTTTTTTACTATTCTAGTAGATTATATAAACGTTATTTTTTTAATGTTTACTATAATTTTATTCTCTGGATACACAGTAATGGGGTATTTAGCAACTAAACACACATTACATTATCGTAGAAAAAATAGCTTTGGAGACTTATCTAAAGTTATGGCATCACCTTTAGCACCTAGTATTACAATAATAGCTCCTGCCTATAATGAAGGAATGAATATTGTAGAAAATGTAAGGTCTTTATTGTCTTTAAACTATGTAGATTATGAGGTCATGGTTGTTAATGATGGGAGCAAGGACGATACTTTAGAAAAAATGATTAATGCCTATGATCTTGTTAAAATTGAACAAGAAATAGATCCTAATTGGCAGTCCAAGCCAATAAGAGGAATTTATAAATCTAAGCAAAAGGCATTTCATAAATTAACAGTAATAGATAAAGAAAACGGAGGCAAGTCAGATGCTTTAAATACAGGAATGCAACTATCTAACAATAGGTATGTTGGCTGTATAGATGTAGATTGTTTATTGCTACCTGATGCGTTATTACACGTTGTAAAATCATTTTTTCAAAGATCAGGAAAAAGAGTTATTGCTGTAGGCGGAGTTATACGTGTTGCTAATTCATGTATAATAGATGGTGGTGAGTTAGAAGAAGTAAGGTTACCAAAAAACTGGTTAGCTAAATTTCAACTTTTAGAATACACAAGATCTTTTATTTTGGGTCGTATGGCTTGGGGTAGTATAGATAGTTTACTAATTATTTCTGGTGCTTTTGGTTTTTTTGATAGAGAAATAGCCTTGGCAGCTGGTGGTTATGATACCAACACCGTGGGTGAAGATATGGAGATTGTTTTTAGAATGCGTAGATATATGCATGAGAGAGATCTACCGTACACAGTAGAATACATTCCAGATCCTTTATGTTGGACAGAAGTTCCTGAAGAAGTAAAAATATTTGTAAACCAAAGAGATAGGTGGTCTAGAGGAAATTTAGAAACGTTAACTAAGCATAAGGATATGTTTTTTAACCCTAAGTATGGGCGCTTAGGTATGCTAAGTTACCCTTATTGGTTTTTTTACGAGTGGTTGGCTCCTTTGTTAGAGTTTTTTGGGTTTTTATCTATTATACTATTTTATTATTTGGGAATTTTAAATTTTCAATTTTTCATTGCTATTACAGCGGCAGTATTTTCATTCTCTGTAATGTTTTCCTTCTTTGCTATATTTTGGGAGGTTTATGCTTATAATCAATACAAAACAAAAGATATTTTGGTTTTAATGGTATTTGCCATTTTAGAACCTTTTATTTTTCATCCCTTAGTTACCTACTCGGCGGTTAGAGGTAATTATAAAAAACTTTTTAAAATAAAGTCGGGTTGGGGTACAATTACACGTAAAGGGTTTACAAAGGCTGCTTAG
- a CDS encoding DUF2461 domain-containing protein → MKNDVISKNTFNFLNKLKENNTREWFLEHKDEFKVEENAFKGFISLLAEKLNEHDDIEKSKVFRIYRDVRFSKNKTPYKTHLAGSFTRAGARLRGGYYVHIEAENSFIATGFWAPNKEDLFRIRKELELDASEFREAIGSKKFKAVWGELAGEELKRAPKGFDVEHSDIDLIRKKQYIFTKEFTDKEVLSANFLDTVNESFATIRPFFDLMSDVLTTNLNGESILD, encoded by the coding sequence ATGAAAAATGATGTAATCTCTAAAAATACATTCAATTTTTTAAATAAGTTGAAAGAAAACAACACTAGAGAGTGGTTTTTAGAGCACAAAGACGAGTTTAAGGTTGAAGAAAATGCGTTTAAAGGATTTATTTCTTTGTTAGCTGAAAAATTGAATGAACACGATGATATTGAAAAATCTAAGGTATTTAGAATTTATAGAGATGTACGTTTCTCTAAAAATAAAACACCATACAAAACACATTTAGCAGGTTCTTTTACTAGGGCAGGTGCGCGTTTACGTGGTGGTTATTATGTACATATAGAGGCAGAAAATAGCTTTATAGCTACAGGATTTTGGGCTCCTAATAAAGAAGACTTATTTAGAATAAGAAAAGAGTTAGAGCTTGATGCGTCTGAATTTAGAGAAGCAATAGGTTCTAAAAAGTTTAAAGCCGTTTGGGGAGAGTTAGCTGGTGAAGAACTAAAGAGAGCACCTAAAGGCTTTGATGTTGAGCACAGCGATATAGATTTAATACGTAAAAAACAATACATCTTTACCAAAGAATTTACAGATAAAGAGGTATTGTCTGCTAACTTTTTAGATACCGTAAACGAGTCGTTTGCCACTATTAGACCGTTTTTTGATTTAATGAGTGATGTATTAACGACTAATTTAAATGGCGAGTCTATTTTAGACTAA
- a CDS encoding DUF72 domain-containing protein, with product MKFGKVTNPELLNLKLPKDHIDTAAVLKKVTVNSNLNISVGCAKWNKQDLKNFYPKGTKDELKYYASQFNSIELNATFYRIFPAEQYQKWYDKTPEDFKFYPKITNEVSHLNRLNNNVYPILDRYLQATSTLKEKLGTIFLQLHTNFDTKEWDKVVQFVKYWPKEFKLAIEFRHPDWFANKTIAQELYYLLQENNIANTIVDTAGRRDLLHMRLTNNEAFVRFVGANHKSDYDRLEEWTTRLENWKEKGLKNIHFFVHQNMELESPLLSASFIASLNKKVDSNLKIPKTLLDNRLTLF from the coding sequence ATGAAATTTGGAAAAGTTACCAATCCAGAATTATTAAATTTAAAATTACCAAAAGACCATATAGACACTGCAGCTGTTTTAAAAAAAGTAACAGTTAATAGTAATTTAAATATATCTGTTGGGTGCGCCAAGTGGAACAAACAAGATTTAAAAAACTTTTATCCAAAAGGAACAAAAGATGAGCTAAAGTACTATGCATCTCAATTTAATTCTATAGAGTTAAACGCTACTTTTTACAGGATTTTTCCAGCAGAGCAGTATCAAAAATGGTATGACAAAACACCAGAAGATTTTAAGTTTTATCCTAAAATAACTAATGAAGTTAGTCATTTAAATAGGCTAAATAATAATGTTTACCCTATTTTAGATAGGTATTTACAAGCAACATCAACTTTAAAAGAAAAGTTAGGAACTATATTTTTACAATTGCATACTAATTTTGATACTAAAGAATGGGACAAAGTAGTACAGTTTGTAAAGTATTGGCCCAAGGAATTTAAGTTGGCAATAGAATTTAGACATCCAGACTGGTTTGCAAACAAAACTATAGCACAAGAATTGTACTACTTGTTACAAGAAAATAATATAGCAAATACCATTGTAGATACTGCAGGCCGTAGAGATTTGTTACATATGAGATTAACAAACAATGAAGCTTTTGTACGTTTTGTAGGTGCAAACCATAAAAGCGATTATGATAGGCTAGAGGAGTGGACAACAAGGTTAGAAAATTGGAAAGAAAAAGGGCTTAAAAATATTCACTTTTTTGTGCATCAGAATATGGAATTAGAGTCACCATTATTATCGGCTAGTTTTATTGCCAGTTTAAACAAAAAAGTTGACTCTAATTTAAAAATCCCTAAAACTTTGTTAGATAATCGTCTAACTTTATTTTAA
- the truA gene encoding tRNA pseudouridine(38-40) synthase TruA — protein MKKQKQYYLIRLQFLGYRFSGWQKQPGYKTIEGMLAKTLKFILPERQYKILGAGRTDAKVSALDAAFELFLDGEPLEDLDFFLSDFNKNLPSDIRIVDVKHVKEKFNIIQHSKEKEYVYLFSFGEKNHPYAAPFMANIQAELDLDLMKKATSLFVGTHNFKSFTAKPKENGKFIRKVNSAEIKENTILKANFFPEKSYAFHIKGEGFMRYQVRMLMGALIQLGKGEVTLSDIEEALKLDSTTKFVFVAPGSGLMLHSLDFKDDA, from the coding sequence GTGAAAAAACAGAAACAATATTATTTAATAAGATTACAATTTTTGGGCTACAGATTTAGTGGATGGCAAAAGCAACCAGGTTATAAAACCATTGAAGGTATGTTAGCCAAAACACTAAAATTTATACTTCCAGAACGTCAATATAAAATTCTAGGAGCTGGTCGTACAGATGCTAAAGTATCTGCTTTAGATGCTGCTTTTGAGCTTTTTTTAGATGGTGAACCGTTAGAAGATTTAGATTTTTTTTTAAGTGATTTTAATAAAAACTTACCATCAGATATTAGAATTGTTGATGTAAAGCACGTAAAAGAAAAATTTAATATAATACAGCATAGTAAAGAAAAGGAATATGTGTATTTATTTTCTTTTGGAGAAAAAAATCATCCTTATGCTGCACCATTTATGGCAAATATACAGGCAGAGTTAGATTTAGATTTAATGAAAAAAGCTACTAGCTTATTTGTAGGCACACATAACTTTAAAAGTTTTACTGCCAAACCTAAAGAAAATGGCAAGTTTATACGAAAAGTAAACTCTGCAGAAATAAAAGAAAATACAATTTTAAAGGCAAATTTTTTTCCAGAAAAGTCATATGCTTTTCACATCAAAGGCGAGGGGTTTATGCGTTACCAAGTACGTATGTTAATGGGAGCTTTAATTCAGCTAGGAAAAGGAGAAGTAACCCTTTCTGATATAGAAGAAGCCTTAAAGCTAGACAGTACAACTAAATTTGTATTTGTAGCTCCAGGCTCTGGCTTAATGCTACATAGTTTAGATTTTAAAGATGATGCTTAA
- a CDS encoding acyl-CoA thioesterase: MRFHSRKWVKPGDLNANKTLFGGKVLAWVDEEAALYTIIQLENKKVVTKYMSEINFMSSATEGDIVEIGIEVEKFGVSSLTLNCEVRNKMTRETILTVDNIIMVNLGPDGKPKPHGKTKIEYVKDRLAQ; the protein is encoded by the coding sequence ATGAGATTTCACAGTAGAAAATGGGTTAAGCCAGGAGATTTAAATGCAAATAAAACACTTTTTGGTGGTAAAGTTTTAGCGTGGGTAGATGAAGAGGCTGCGTTGTATACCATTATACAGTTAGAAAATAAGAAAGTGGTAACCAAATATATGTCCGAGATTAATTTTATGAGCTCTGCAACAGAGGGTGACATTGTAGAAATAGGTATTGAGGTTGAAAAATTTGGAGTATCATCTTTAACTTTAAATTGCGAAGTTCGTAATAAAATGACAAGAGAAACTATTTTAACTGTAGACAATATAATTATGGTTAATCTAGGGCCAGACGGTAAACCTAAGCCACACGGAAAAACAAAAATTGAATACGTAAAAGACAGGTTGGCACAGTAA
- a CDS encoding HEAT repeat domain-containing protein — MNKANYIFMNIAPKIGVDLLWILAIVFAIVAAIYIAITFYAKNNITLGLKYKKIKKKELGPIVSEFLFFDEKTATLEDKNNYVRLKIKIRQMLKNKRNRTVFSEVLVELSQDLSGETLKFLHSLYKNLGLDKDALQKLKSWRWHTISQGIVELTQMKVTDSYEQITRFVNGSRGVIRKQSVIAIVSLKDEGINYFLDTTQHKISEWQQLKLLEILQNKKNYNPPRFKNWLFSKNTDTVLFALRLVKHYDQSDANDSIVQLIRHKNSQIRQVAIQCVSEFNLVEARESLKKVFNSSTNDSKLLIIEALENLGFQEDVQFLNTIEDRTEVFAVKNKALVAINSLLPDNHLELEGLEEMATTTIPVADTKTINPLEVTVTPRTEVEKDLASVIDQLTDNTDDLAIVNDVSEEDEDKEELMTFALEDTIEVVTQVAPMDDDKHLEFVRFLEAKKDVSDEEVDNAVYFNLSEPKEVKEHTSKSLGLESQTVFKSLYDGCDTEAKLILLDEIGALGDQKELNFVKTLLNDKEQEISKKAIAVKAAIENRLEKIAKEDATEESFNELNTSTTENNVVTLQPTIDTSLKNTTTNIVLPEEKKLKPLEFCFLQEEEEKPTKGFSYLDIDFLLSEEFYKDNSN; from the coding sequence ATGAATAAAGCCAATTACATATTTATGAATATAGCACCAAAAATTGGTGTTGATTTGTTATGGATATTGGCTATTGTTTTTGCCATTGTAGCAGCTATATACATAGCAATTACTTTTTATGCTAAAAACAATATTACTCTTGGTTTAAAATACAAAAAAATAAAGAAGAAAGAGTTAGGTCCTATAGTAAGTGAATTTCTCTTTTTTGATGAAAAAACAGCAACGTTAGAGGATAAAAACAATTACGTACGTCTTAAAATTAAAATAAGACAAATGCTAAAAAATAAGCGTAATAGAACTGTTTTTTCTGAAGTATTAGTAGAGTTGAGTCAAGATTTATCTGGAGAAACATTAAAATTTTTACATAGTTTATATAAAAATTTAGGTTTAGATAAAGATGCGCTACAAAAGCTTAAAAGCTGGCGTTGGCATACAATATCTCAAGGTATTGTAGAGCTTACACAAATGAAAGTAACAGACTCATATGAGCAAATTACAAGGTTTGTTAACGGTAGTAGAGGAGTAATTCGTAAACAATCTGTAATAGCAATTGTTTCCTTGAAAGATGAAGGTATTAATTATTTTTTAGATACTACTCAGCATAAAATATCAGAATGGCAACAGTTAAAATTATTAGAGATTCTTCAGAACAAAAAAAATTATAATCCTCCTAGATTTAAAAACTGGTTATTTTCTAAAAATACAGATACGGTACTTTTTGCATTACGCTTAGTAAAACATTATGACCAGAGTGATGCTAATGATTCTATTGTACAATTAATTAGACATAAAAACAGTCAAATTAGACAAGTAGCCATACAATGCGTTAGTGAATTTAACTTGGTGGAAGCAAGAGAATCTCTTAAAAAAGTATTTAATAGTAGTACCAACGATAGTAAATTATTAATAATTGAAGCGTTAGAAAACCTTGGTTTTCAGGAAGATGTTCAGTTTTTAAATACAATAGAAGACCGTACAGAAGTTTTTGCTGTTAAAAATAAAGCATTAGTAGCTATTAATAGCTTATTACCAGATAATCATTTAGAGTTAGAAGGGCTAGAAGAAATGGCTACAACAACAATACCCGTTGCAGATACTAAAACAATTAACCCATTAGAGGTAACAGTAACTCCAAGAACTGAGGTAGAAAAAGATTTAGCTTCTGTAATAGACCAGTTAACAGACAATACAGATGATTTAGCAATTGTTAATGATGTTAGTGAAGAAGACGAGGATAAGGAAGAACTTATGACTTTTGCTCTAGAAGATACTATAGAAGTTGTTACACAAGTAGCTCCTATGGATGATGATAAACATTTAGAGTTTGTTAGGTTTTTAGAAGCTAAAAAAGATGTATCTGATGAAGAAGTTGATAATGCAGTTTATTTTAATTTAAGTGAGCCTAAAGAAGTTAAGGAACATACATCTAAGTCTTTAGGATTAGAGTCACAAACTGTTTTTAAAAGTTTATATGACGGTTGTGATACCGAAGCTAAACTTATATTATTGGATGAAATAGGTGCTCTAGGAGATCAAAAAGAACTGAATTTTGTAAAAACGCTATTAAACGATAAAGAACAAGAAATTAGCAAAAAAGCAATAGCTGTTAAGGCTGCAATTGAAAATAGATTAGAAAAGATTGCAAAAGAAGATGCAACAGAAGAAAGTTTTAATGAGTTAAACACATCTACAACAGAAAATAATGTTGTTACTCTACAACCTACAATAGATACCTCTTTAAAAAATACAACTACCAATATAGTATTACCAGAAGAAAAAAAGCTTAAACCTTTAGAATTTTGTTTTTTACAAGAAGAGGAAGAAAAACCAACTAAAGGGTTTAGTTATTTAGATATTGACTTTTTATTATCTGAAGAATTTTACAAAGATAATAGCAACTAA
- a CDS encoding response regulator transcription factor, producing MQKRLLLAEDDELLSSLLKFRLQKSGYIVDVVVNGKEVKEYLTNNTPDLIVSDIMMPYMSGIELIDYVRNTLNSMLPIIIISSAGNEENVLNAFEMGANDFLSKPVSPPELLIRVARVLKRIPV from the coding sequence ATGCAAAAGAGGTTATTGCTAGCAGAGGATGATGAATTACTTTCTTCTCTATTAAAATTTAGATTACAAAAAAGTGGCTATATAGTAGATGTTGTTGTAAATGGTAAAGAAGTTAAAGAATACCTTACAAACAATACTCCAGACCTTATAGTTAGCGATATAATGATGCCTTATATGTCTGGAATAGAGCTTATTGATTATGTTAGAAATACATTAAACTCTATGCTTCCCATTATTATTATATCATCTGCAGGTAATGAAGAAAATGTTTTAAATGCTTTTGAAATGGGGGCAAACGACTTTTTATCAAAACCAGTCAGTCCACCAGAATTATTAATTCGTGTAGCAAGAGTATTAAAAAGAATACCTGTTTAG
- a CDS encoding glyoxalase — MNQRSTDLLRIRPEIKATKVAEGISNDELFQNKTIRPILKLQNDLILLVFKNYIKKHKNKFYNLTLEKRLEYIENAIQRDIKFRNALKGLIIGQFTVEEYETYILNSSALNKRMMSMSITRLKDQLQYFNEPVLV, encoded by the coding sequence ATGAACCAAAGATCTACAGATCTCTTACGCATAAGGCCAGAGATTAAAGCTACTAAAGTAGCAGAAGGAATTAGTAATGACGAACTTTTTCAGAACAAAACAATTAGACCTATTCTTAAATTGCAAAACGATTTAATTCTACTTGTTTTTAAAAACTACATTAAAAAACACAAAAACAAATTTTACAACCTTACTTTAGAAAAAAGACTAGAGTATATTGAAAATGCCATACAAAGAGACATTAAATTTAGAAATGCTTTAAAAGGCTTAATTATAGGGCAATTTACAGTTGAAGAATATGAAACTTATATTCTTAACTCTTCTGCGCTTAATAAAAGAATGATGTCTATGTCTATAACAAGGTTAAAAGATCAATTACAATACTTTAATGAGCCTGTTTTAGTCTAA
- a CDS encoding response regulator: protein MKLNDLHTSLSNLQEKLNSFSFNELSVKQADALRGVLNNFKKLLVEKNKEREFSLGFSMHNNTATVQDSLISKANNEIKQPLNGILDNTEKLLKSNLTMEQEKIVKDIQATSNTMLNVSKDLLDFKDANAVNRNVNESISIKFQNVVNDVLFLCNTLITNNNLVLNKQIDAAIPEELIGDPSKLSQILLNIVGNSIQSTAKGEILVTAAVKETYAETVVVEFTVNDTNGTISDKKVLEIFDIYSQDKSKLGLGLNVAKELIESLNGKIEVSNRENVGTTFTFTIPFKRQIKANSVESIRGMNVLVFEDNKLNQKLLEFKLDKWKCKSFVTDSCSTGLEILENNIIDIILMDLRMPEKNGDEIAEEIRNHKNIRISNTPIIAVTADDEIETSTEFNTSNFTNFLLKPYTSNELLNILLEQLQNNANMETLTSNHINDQGDVRKLNLTPVLNECMGDLAMLQELVKLFKNNALEFIGKAIVHIKNEDYEALKFATHKIKAGLKMMKADALFESVLQIENAIKDDIDVKHLNFLYNCFVSEYPSIEQQLDDELLRLAEEV from the coding sequence TTGAAATTGAACGACCTACATACTTCATTATCTAATTTGCAAGAAAAACTAAACAGTTTTTCTTTTAACGAGTTGTCTGTTAAACAAGCAGATGCACTTAGGGGTGTCCTAAATAATTTTAAAAAACTTCTTGTAGAAAAAAATAAGGAGCGCGAGTTTTCTTTAGGCTTTTCAATGCATAATAACACTGCTACTGTACAAGATAGTTTAATATCCAAAGCAAATAATGAAATTAAGCAACCTTTAAATGGCATATTAGACAATACAGAAAAGCTATTAAAAAGTAATTTAACTATGGAACAAGAGAAAATAGTAAAAGACATACAAGCCACCTCTAACACAATGTTAAACGTATCTAAAGATTTATTAGATTTTAAAGATGCAAACGCCGTTAATAGAAATGTTAATGAGAGTATTTCTATAAAGTTTCAGAATGTAGTTAATGATGTTTTGTTTTTGTGTAATACATTAATAACAAATAATAATCTTGTTTTAAATAAGCAAATAGATGCTGCTATACCAGAGGAGTTAATAGGAGATCCTTCAAAATTATCTCAAATACTATTAAATATTGTTGGTAACAGTATACAATCTACTGCTAAAGGTGAAATTTTAGTTACTGCTGCAGTCAAAGAAACGTATGCAGAAACTGTTGTTGTAGAGTTTACTGTAAATGATACCAACGGAACTATTTCTGATAAAAAGGTTCTAGAAATTTTTGATATCTATAGTCAAGATAAGTCTAAATTAGGTTTAGGCTTAAATGTAGCTAAGGAATTAATAGAGTCTCTTAACGGTAAAATAGAAGTATCTAATAGAGAAAATGTTGGTACAACTTTTACTTTTACTATCCCTTTTAAACGACAAATAAAAGCTAATTCTGTAGAAAGTATTAGAGGGATGAATGTTTTGGTTTTTGAAGATAATAAGCTAAATCAGAAATTGTTAGAGTTTAAGTTAGATAAATGGAAATGTAAATCTTTTGTTACAGATAGTTGTAGTACAGGATTAGAAATTCTTGAAAACAATATTATAGACATCATTTTAATGGATTTAAGAATGCCAGAAAAAAATGGTGATGAAATAGCAGAAGAAATTAGAAATCATAAAAATATAAGAATAAGCAATACCCCAATTATTGCTGTTACAGCAGATGATGAAATAGAAACAAGTACAGAATTTAATACCTCAAATTTTACTAATTTTTTATTAAAACCCTACACCTCTAATGAGTTACTTAACATTTTATTAGAGCAATTACAAAACAATGCAAATATGGAAACATTAACAAGCAATCATATTAATGATCAAGGAGATGTAAGAAAGCTTAATTTAACACCTGTATTAAATGAATGTATGGGAGATTTGGCAATGCTCCAAGAGCTAGTTAAGTTATTTAAAAATAATGCCTTAGAGTTTATAGGTAAAGCAATAGTACACATTAAAAATGAAGATTACGAGGCTTTAAAATTTGCAACTCATAAAATTAAAGCTGGTTTAAAAATGATGAAGGCAGATGCCTTATTTGAAAGTGTTTTACAAATAGAAAATGCAATTAAAGATGATATAGATGTTAAACATCTAAACTTTTTATATAACTGTTTTGTTAGTGAGTACCCTAGTATAGAACAGCAATTAGATGATGAGTTACTAAGGTTAGCAGAAGAAGTATAA
- a CDS encoding serine O-acetyltransferase gives MTLKSVIKEIELHKKQPNLNFSLKEKTEVFTQKLFYTLFDTQTPVAENLEQLEVQFDELVNLACWQLEKPCKKIWDKYVVTIPSILQKLNLDAEAIVNCDPASLSIEEVYMAYPGFYAIAIYRLAHELHTIGFPLVPRLMTEYAHRLTGVDINPGAKIGNSFFIDHATGVVIGETAVIEDHVKIYQGVTLGALYVAKNLKQTKRHPTIKNNVTIYANATILGGDTVIGENTIIGGNAWVTSSIPANSKVFYKSEIQIKTTQNVS, from the coding sequence ATGACACTAAAATCTGTAATTAAAGAGATTGAGTTACATAAAAAACAACCCAATTTAAACTTTAGTCTAAAAGAGAAAACCGAAGTTTTTACACAAAAACTTTTTTATACTTTGTTTGATACGCAGACACCTGTAGCTGAAAACTTAGAACAATTAGAAGTACAATTTGATGAACTCGTAAATCTTGCTTGCTGGCAACTTGAAAAACCCTGCAAAAAAATTTGGGACAAATATGTTGTTACCATACCTAGTATATTGCAAAAACTTAATTTAGATGCAGAAGCAATAGTAAATTGTGATCCTGCTTCGTTATCTATTGAAGAAGTTTATATGGCTTATCCTGGCTTTTATGCCATAGCTATTTACAGATTGGCACATGAATTACACACTATTGGTTTTCCTTTAGTACCGCGTTTAATGACGGAGTATGCACATAGGTTAACTGGTGTAGATATTAATCCTGGAGCCAAAATAGGAAACTCTTTTTTTATAGACCATGCAACTGGTGTTGTTATTGGCGAAACTGCTGTTATAGAAGACCACGTTAAAATATACCAAGGTGTTACACTAGGGGCTTTATATGTTGCTAAAAATTTAAAGCAAACCAAAAGACACCCAACTATAAAAAACAATGTTACAATTTATGCCAACGCTACTATTTTAGGAGGTGATACTGTAATTGGAGAAAATACAATTATTGGTGGTAATGCTTGGGTTACTAGCTCTATACCAGCAAATTCAAAGGTTTTTTATAAATCTGAAATACAAATAAAAACTACACAAAATGTCTCATAG
- the cysM gene encoding cysteine synthase CysM, which yields MSHSILDLIGNTPLVESKVLNTNPNVKLLFKLEGNNPGGSVKDRAAYNMIKSALDRGDIDKTTKLVEATSGNTGIALAMIAGIFNLDIEIVLSEGSTKERIQTMRAYGAKVTLTPASVGILGARDYADEQVKKGAVMLNQFGNDDNWKAHYKSTGPEIWRDTDNKITHFVSSMGTTGTIMGTSTYLKEQNKDIQIVGVQPKEGAKIPGIRKWPQEYLPKIFDASKVDKIIDVSQEEAEQTTLLLAKKEGIFAGVSSGGAAFAAAKLASTLDSGTIVSIVCDRGDRYLSSGLFG from the coding sequence ATGTCTCATAGTATTCTAGATTTAATTGGTAATACGCCATTAGTAGAGTCTAAGGTTTTAAATACCAACCCAAATGTTAAATTACTTTTTAAGTTAGAAGGCAACAACCCTGGCGGAAGTGTTAAGGATAGAGCTGCTTATAATATGATAAAAAGTGCTTTGGACAGGGGTGATATTGACAAAACAACCAAGCTTGTAGAAGCAACTAGTGGTAATACTGGTATTGCACTAGCTATGATTGCTGGTATTTTTAATTTGGATATAGAAATTGTATTGTCTGAAGGGTCTACTAAAGAACGCATACAAACAATGCGTGCATATGGAGCAAAAGTTACTTTAACCCCAGCAAGTGTTGGGATTTTAGGCGCTAGAGATTATGCAGACGAGCAAGTTAAAAAAGGGGCTGTAATGCTTAACCAGTTTGGTAATGATGATAATTGGAAAGCACATTACAAATCTACAGGACCAGAAATTTGGAGAGATACTGATAATAAAATCACACATTTTGTCTCTTCTATGGGTACAACAGGTACTATAATGGGCACATCTACCTATTTAAAAGAACAAAACAAAGACATACAAATTGTGGGTGTACAACCTAAAGAGGGTGCTAAAATTCCTGGTATACGTAAATGGCCACAAGAATATTTACCTAAAATATTTGATGCTTCTAAGGTTGATAAAATTATAGATGTTAGCCAAGAAGAAGCAGAACAAACAACATTACTACTAGCTAAAAAAGAAGGCATTTTTGCTGGTGTCAGTAGCGGTGGCGCAGCATTTGCTGCTGCAAAATTAGCCAGTACTTTAGACAGTGGAACCATAGTTTCTATTGTATGTGATAGAGGTGACAGATATTTGTCTTCTGGTTTATTTGGATAA